One stretch of Cygnus olor isolate bCygOlo1 chromosome 1, bCygOlo1.pri.v2, whole genome shotgun sequence DNA includes these proteins:
- the MMP7 gene encoding LOW QUALITY PROTEIN: matrilysin (The sequence of the model RefSeq protein was modified relative to this genomic sequence to represent the inferred CDS: inserted 1 base in 1 codon; deleted 1 base in 1 codon), translating to MEHTDLEAIKEYLNKFFPILDRAPKLSLEERIKEMQKFFHLTVTGKLNAETKKILQQPRCGIPDIADYRTFPGNPRWNKKLLTYKIVNYTPDLPQQHVDDAIRRAFMVWSDVTPLKFKKVPWGYADIVIRFARREHGDGYPFDGRGNTLAHALXPGEGIGGDAHFDDDERWSRYNQEVNLFLVAAHEFGHSLGLAHSNVRGALMYPLYSYVNPETFTLSKDDRQGIQKLYGSKPANS from the exons ATGGAGCACACTGATTTAGAGGCTATAAAG gAGTATCTCAATAAGTTCTTCCCAATTCTTGACAGAGCCCCTAAACTCAGCTTAGAGGAGAGgattaaagaaatgcagaagtttttCCACCTGACTGtaactggaaaattaaatgcagaaaca aaaaaaatactgcaacaaCCCAGATGTGGAATCCCTGATATAGCAGATTACAGAACATTTCCTGGAAATCCAAGATGGAATAAGAAACTTTTGACTTACAA GATTGTTAATTATACACCTGATCTACCCCAACAACATGTGGATGACGCAATTAGAAGGGCTTTTATGGTATGGAGTGATGTGACTCCACTGAAGTTCAAAAAAGTTCCCTGGGGATATGCAGACATCGTGATTAGATTTGCACGTCGTG aGCACGGTGATGGATATCCTTTTGATGGAAGAGGTAACACATTAGCTCATGCCT CACCTGGAGAAGGGATAGGCGGAGATGCTCATTTTGATGATGATGAAAGATGGTCAAGGTACAATCAAG AAGTTAATTTGTTCCTTGTTGCTGCTCACGAATTTGGCCATTCTTTGGGACTCGCCCATTCAAATGTCCGTGGAGCTCTGATGTACCCTCTCTACTCATATGTGAACCCAGAAACCTTCACACTTTCAAAGGACGATAGGCAAGGAATTCAGAAGTTATACG GGAGCAAGCCAGCAAACTCTTGA